A genome region from Leguminivora glycinivorella isolate SPB_JAAS2020 chromosome 13, LegGlyc_1.1, whole genome shotgun sequence includes the following:
- the LOC125232403 gene encoding SAGA-associated factor 11 homolog isoform X2 encodes MNTIVSELSMNDLNHKFFEIMQSESNAEEAANFIYDSVLDDVAIGFIFEFHHGLKTGLTDLLEGEKEDEEPYKIINSPECDVFGFSVLKKTPDSNCSCPNCERPVSATRFAPHLEKCMGMGRNSSRIASRRIASNSREPTSYAGLLSDDEDDADWAGGSLQNERRKRRIKNNNNRKPNKLHKSTRCPQHTEEQRRALRNTVLEPSTPESGLGPDDAGSPPDSSPSSSCSSSSRKRDRHRAPPKPKNKRGMSPNGRE; translated from the exons ATGAATACCATCGTAAGTGAGCTCAGTATGAACGATTTAAACCACAAATTCTTTGAAATAATGCAAAGCGAAAGCAATGCCGAAGAAGCAGCCAATTTTATTTACGATAGTGTCCTGGACGATGTCGCGATTGGATTTATTTTTGAGTTCCACCACGGCTTGAAAACTGGGTTGACGGATTTATTAGAAGGAGAAAAAGAAGATGAAGAGCCTTACAAAATTATAAACTCGCCGGAGTGCGATGTGTTTGGATTTTCCGTGTTAAAAAAGACCCCAGATAGTAACTGTTCTTGCCCGAATTGTGAAAGGCCCGTGTCGGCGACCAGGTTCGCTCctcatttagaaaaatgcaTGG gaaTGGGTCGCAATAGCTCCCGCATTGCATCCCGTCGTATAGCCTCAAACAGCCGTGAGCCTACTTCGTACGCTGGACTCCTCAGTGACGATGAAGATGACGCCGACTGGGCTGGTGGCTCCTTGCAGAATGAACGCAGGAAGAGAAGGATTAAGAACAATAACAATAGGAAGCCTAATAAACTTCATAA ATCCACCAGGTGTCCCCAACACACCGAGGAGCAGCGCCGGGCGCTCCGCAACACCGTCCTTGAGCCCTCGACCCCCGAGAGCGGGCTCGGGCCCGACGATGCCGGCTCCCCGCCCGACTCCAGCCCGTCGTCCTCCTGTTCCTCGTCGAGCCGCAAGCGCGACCGTCACCGCGCGCCGCCCAAGCCTAAGAATAAGAGGGGCATGTCGCCTAATGGGAGGGAGTAG
- the LOC125232401 gene encoding N-acetylneuraminate lyase-like isoform X1, giving the protein MAFATSAFLSENQCPKLKVLTNYTRVSFDIKGVIAPVFTPFDDAGCVNFSLIPEYFKYLHENGVQGILVGGTTGESITLSLDERRALLEAWVKARPDGMKIIMQVGGVPMPDVIKMAQYAEQLKADAIMTLPEIYYKPKTVEHLVDYLHAVSSAAPSLPLLYYHFPMMSGVDVNMPAFFKLASARIPNFKGMKADLGVALQVSDQLGEDQRIFNGNHLVAPPVLLGHDSSIATVTNMFPRLVRAVIDAVKSGEVVKAKALQEKLNALVTAISSQGEFLPTMKAAMPMITGIQVGPPRRPLASIDDQKKNQLMEDLKRLNFGRMDE; this is encoded by the exons ATGGCATTTGCCACCTCTGCCTTTTTGAGTGAAAACCAATGTCCTAAGTTGAAGGTGTTAACAAATTATACACGG GTTTCCTTTGACATCAAGGGAGTCATAGCGCCAGTGTTCACTCCGTTCGACGATGCGGGATGTGTCAACTTCTCACTCATACCCGAATACTTCAAATACTTACACGAGAATGGTGTCCAAGGAATACTGG TGGGCGGCACAACCGGTGAATCCATCACACTGAGCTTGGACGAGCGCCGGGCTCTTCTAGAAGCCTGGGTGAAGGCCAGACCAGACGGCATGAAGATCATCATGCAAGTCGGCGGAGTACCCATGCCTGATGTCATCAAGATG gCACAATACGCCGAGCAGCTGAAAGCAGACGCCATAATGACGCTCCCAGAGATATACTACAAGCCGAAAACCGTAGAACACCTGGTAGACTACCTTCATGCTGTCTCTAGTGCTGCACCTTCTCTACCACTGCTGTACTACCACTTCCCAATGATGAGCGGAGTTGATG TAAACATGCCAGCATTCTTTAAATTGGCTTCAGCAAGGATCCCCAACTTCAAGGGAATGAAGGCAGATTTAGGAGTGGCACTACAAGTGTCTGATCAACTGGGAGAAGACCAGAGAATATTTAATGGAAATCAC CTTGTGGCTCCACCAGTTTTACTCGGCCACGATTCCAGCATAGCCACGGTGACAAACATGTTCCCTAGGCTAGTGAGAGCGGTGATCGATGCCGTGAAAAGTGGCGAAGTCGTGAAAGCCAAGGCTCTGCAGGAAAAACTTAATGCTTTGGTTACTGCTATATCTTCTCAAG GGGAGTTTCTACCAACCATGAAAGCGGCAATGCCGATGATAACCGGAATCCAGGTGGGGCCACCTCGTCGGCCTCTAGCCAGTATCGATGACCAAAAGAAGAACCAGCTTATGGAGGACCTCAAGAGACTGAATTTTGGCCGAATGGACGAGTGA
- the LOC125232401 gene encoding N-acetylneuraminate lyase-like isoform X2, protein MVSFDIKGVIAPVFTPFDDAGCVNFSLIPEYFKYLHENGVQGILVGGTTGESITLSLDERRALLEAWVKARPDGMKIIMQVGGVPMPDVIKMAQYAEQLKADAIMTLPEIYYKPKTVEHLVDYLHAVSSAAPSLPLLYYHFPMMSGVDVNMPAFFKLASARIPNFKGMKADLGVALQVSDQLGEDQRIFNGNHLVAPPVLLGHDSSIATVTNMFPRLVRAVIDAVKSGEVVKAKALQEKLNALVTAISSQGEFLPTMKAAMPMITGIQVGPPRRPLASIDDQKKNQLMEDLKRLNFGRMDE, encoded by the exons ATG GTTTCCTTTGACATCAAGGGAGTCATAGCGCCAGTGTTCACTCCGTTCGACGATGCGGGATGTGTCAACTTCTCACTCATACCCGAATACTTCAAATACTTACACGAGAATGGTGTCCAAGGAATACTGG TGGGCGGCACAACCGGTGAATCCATCACACTGAGCTTGGACGAGCGCCGGGCTCTTCTAGAAGCCTGGGTGAAGGCCAGACCAGACGGCATGAAGATCATCATGCAAGTCGGCGGAGTACCCATGCCTGATGTCATCAAGATG gCACAATACGCCGAGCAGCTGAAAGCAGACGCCATAATGACGCTCCCAGAGATATACTACAAGCCGAAAACCGTAGAACACCTGGTAGACTACCTTCATGCTGTCTCTAGTGCTGCACCTTCTCTACCACTGCTGTACTACCACTTCCCAATGATGAGCGGAGTTGATG TAAACATGCCAGCATTCTTTAAATTGGCTTCAGCAAGGATCCCCAACTTCAAGGGAATGAAGGCAGATTTAGGAGTGGCACTACAAGTGTCTGATCAACTGGGAGAAGACCAGAGAATATTTAATGGAAATCAC CTTGTGGCTCCACCAGTTTTACTCGGCCACGATTCCAGCATAGCCACGGTGACAAACATGTTCCCTAGGCTAGTGAGAGCGGTGATCGATGCCGTGAAAAGTGGCGAAGTCGTGAAAGCCAAGGCTCTGCAGGAAAAACTTAATGCTTTGGTTACTGCTATATCTTCTCAAG GGGAGTTTCTACCAACCATGAAAGCGGCAATGCCGATGATAACCGGAATCCAGGTGGGGCCACCTCGTCGGCCTCTAGCCAGTATCGATGACCAAAAGAAGAACCAGCTTATGGAGGACCTCAAGAGACTGAATTTTGGCCGAATGGACGAGTGA
- the LOC125232403 gene encoding SAGA-associated factor 11 homolog isoform X1, with product MNTIVSELSMNDLNHKFFEIMQSESNAEEAANFIYDSVLDDVAIGFIFEFHHGLKTGLTDLLEGEKEDEEPYKIINSPECDVFGFSVLKKTPDSNCSCPNCERPVSATRFAPHLEKCMGMGRNSSRIASRRIASNSREPTSYAGLLSDDEDDADWAGGSLQNERRKRRIKNNNNRKPNKLHNGNNRNNGTQNSDSNDGVTYDTMTANDKKTLLLQICGVVSEHTKKLCTRSTRCPQHTEEQRRALRNTVLEPSTPESGLGPDDAGSPPDSSPSSSCSSSSRKRDRHRAPPKPKNKRGMSPNGRE from the exons ATGAATACCATCGTAAGTGAGCTCAGTATGAACGATTTAAACCACAAATTCTTTGAAATAATGCAAAGCGAAAGCAATGCCGAAGAAGCAGCCAATTTTATTTACGATAGTGTCCTGGACGATGTCGCGATTGGATTTATTTTTGAGTTCCACCACGGCTTGAAAACTGGGTTGACGGATTTATTAGAAGGAGAAAAAGAAGATGAAGAGCCTTACAAAATTATAAACTCGCCGGAGTGCGATGTGTTTGGATTTTCCGTGTTAAAAAAGACCCCAGATAGTAACTGTTCTTGCCCGAATTGTGAAAGGCCCGTGTCGGCGACCAGGTTCGCTCctcatttagaaaaatgcaTGG gaaTGGGTCGCAATAGCTCCCGCATTGCATCCCGTCGTATAGCCTCAAACAGCCGTGAGCCTACTTCGTACGCTGGACTCCTCAGTGACGATGAAGATGACGCCGACTGGGCTGGTGGCTCCTTGCAGAATGAACGCAGGAAGAGAAGGATTAAGAACAATAACAATAGGAAGCCTAATAAACTTCATAA TGGCAATAACAGGAATAATGGAACTCAGAACTCTGATTCAAATGATGGTGTTACATATGACACAATGACTGCCAATGACAAGAAAACCTTACTACTGCAGATCTGCGGTGTTGTGTCCGAACACACAAAAAAATTATGCACTAG ATCCACCAGGTGTCCCCAACACACCGAGGAGCAGCGCCGGGCGCTCCGCAACACCGTCCTTGAGCCCTCGACCCCCGAGAGCGGGCTCGGGCCCGACGATGCCGGCTCCCCGCCCGACTCCAGCCCGTCGTCCTCCTGTTCCTCGTCGAGCCGCAAGCGCGACCGTCACCGCGCGCCGCCCAAGCCTAAGAATAAGAGGGGCATGTCGCCTAATGGGAGGGAGTAG
- the LOC125232404 gene encoding N-acetylneuraminate lyase-like → MVVFNARGLMPPVFTPLNDDLTINYAAIPPYAQFLQKAGIKSVLVGGTTGEHQSLSVADRKKVIDSWVAVAKTTGLHIQVQVGGAPLADVQELARYCQSVGADSLLTLPELYFKPKNVDELVSYVELVAQAAPKLPVLYYHIPFMSRVEVNMPAFVAKATARIPNFKGIKFTSNDLSEGAQVLRALKDGQEIFLGADTLLAPAALLGIKSGIGTTFNMFPKLAQDILAAVEANDIAKARALQETLSLAVEAHTAEGDWVPIMKAGMEIVTGIKVGPPSLPQRPISAEARKRIEDKLRNLKLVK, encoded by the exons ATG GTCGTGTTCAATGCTCGCGGTCTTATGCCGCCTGTTTTCACGCCCCTGAACGATGACCTCACCATCAACTACGCTGCGATACCCCCCTATGCGCAGTTCCTTCAGAAAGCCGGCATCAAGTCGGTCTTAG TGGGTGGCACTACCGGTGAGCACCAGTCCTTAAGTGTGGCCGACAGGAAGAAGGTGATAGATTCATGGGTTGCCGTCGCCAAAACTACTGGTCTACACATCCAAGTGCAAGTCGGCGGTGCGCCTTTGGCTGATGTTCAGGAGTTG GCCAGATACTGCCAGTCAGTCGGCGCAGACTCCCTGCTGACCCTTCCGGAGTTGTACTTCAAACCAAAGAATGTGGACGAGTTGGTCTCCTATGTGGAACTGGTCGCTCAGGCGGCACCGAAACTGCCCGTGCTGTACTATCACATTCCCTTCATGAGCAGAGTTGAAG TAAACATGCCAGCGTTCGTAGCAAAAGCGACGGCTCGCATCCCCAACTTCAAGGGCATTAAGTTCACATCGAACGATTTGAGCGAGGGCGCGCAAGTTTTGAGGGCTCTGAAGGATGGCCAAGAAATTTTCTTGGGAGCGGATACT CTACTGGCTCCAGCAGCATTGCTCGGTATTAAGTCCGGCATTGGTACCACCTTCAACATGTTCCCGAAACTGGCTCAAGATATCCTGGCTGCCGTAGAAGCCAACGATATTGCAAAAGCAAGAGCGCTGCAGGAAACCCTCAGTCTTGCTGTCGAGGCACATACTGCAGAAG GTGACTGGGTGCCAATAATGAAAGCTGGCATGGAAATCGTAACTGGCATCAAAGTTGGCCCGCCGTCGCTGCCGCAACGTCCCATCTCTGCCGAGGCGAGAAAACGGATCGAGGATAAACTCAGGAACCTTAAACTAGTCAAGTAG